The window TCGGGCGGGGCCTCACCTGCCTGCCCCACGTTCATCATGCTGTACATGGCGTACATATTGCAGATCTGGCGGTACTGCTCATCCGAGCCTTCCTCCCCTCCgtcctcctcctcatcctcctcgTTGTGGAAGGATCCGGGGCTGTCGCTGGTGTAGGCGCTGGAGGTTCCACCAGGGCTGGTTTGGTCCGCAGTGCTGGCTGCCATCCccgctccctgctgctgcctcccgCTTTTCGGGGTGGAGAACTTGGCCATCTTCCTGCTGCCGTTCCCCCCGTCCTTGGAGCCGCCGTCCCACAGCCTTTTGACCACGATGGTGCACTGCACCCCGTCGGGTTCTCCCTGCTCCGTTTTCACCCTCGATACCAACGGCAGAGCGGCGGCCGCCCCGCCGGAGGACCACGAGGAGGTCTGAGCTACGGGGCTCTGCGGCTCTGAGGACGGTGCTTCCTCCCCGTGCAGCCCCTGCGAGTCGCAGCTGGGCGAGCTGACCTTCAGGAAGAACTCGGTGCCCTTCTCCATGATCTCCTGGATCTGCAGGAAGCCTGCGGTGTACATCAGCAAGAACTGATCGCCCACGTTCATGCTGAGCCTCCCGGTGTAACAGAAGCTGAGGATCTGCTGGAAGGATTGGGGCTGAACGGCGGCAGGCAGTTCCACCAC of the Meleagris gallopavo isolate NT-WF06-2002-E0010 breed Aviagen turkey brand Nicholas breeding stock unplaced genomic scaffold, Turkey_5.1 ChrUn_random_7180001953601, whole genome shotgun sequence genome contains:
- the NACC1 gene encoding nucleus accumbens-associated protein 1, producing the protein MAQTLQMEIPNFGNSILECLNEQRLQGLYCDVSVVVKGHAFKAHRAVLAASSSYFRDLFNSSKSSVVELPAAVQPQSFQQILSFCYTGRLSMNVGDQFLLMYTAGFLQIQEIMEKGTEFFLKVSSPSCDSQGLHGEEAPSSEPQSPVAQTSSWSSGGAAAALPLVSRVKTEQGEPDGVQCTIVVKRLWDGGSKDGGNGSRKMAKFSTPKSGRQQQGAGMAASTADQTSPGGTSSAYTSDSPGSFHNEEDEEEDGGEEGSDEQYRQICNMYAMYSMMNVGQAGEAP